The Hydrogenobacter sp. T-2 region CCATTCAACCCCTTCGTTTATAGTCTTGTCCTTTACAAAATTGTAGTTATCAAGAGCACCTTTTGGGTATATCTTCTGCTTTATTAGAGACACAGACTCTTCGTATATGGGAACCTTAGAAAAGTCTATGGCGAGCCTTACCTTGGACTTTGTCGCTATGTTCATGGAATGACCCAAGAGACCAAAACCCGTTACATCAGTGCAGGCACTTGCCTCTACAGCCTTTGCAAGCTCAGAAGCCTTTTCGTTTAGCATAAGCATATATCCTATGGCATCGCCTATATCCCTCTCTCTAATTTTTCCTTCTTTTATCCCCTTCGTAAGCACACCCACACCCACGGGTTTTGTAAGGGCTATAAGGTCTCCGGGCTTAGCTCCTTCTTGGGTGAAGTATCTTCCCTTCTCGCATACACCCATAACCGCAAGACCAAACTTTGGCTCTTTGTCGTCAATGGTATGTCCACCCAGGAGGGCAGTTCTTGCCTCTCTCAGCTTATCTGCACAACCCCTCATAACTTCCTTAAGAACATCTATCTCAAGGTCGCAGTTGTTAAAACCTACTATGGCTAAGGCATTCAATGGCTTGCACCCCATAGCATAAACATCGCTCAAGGAGTTAGCGGAGGATATGGCACCCCAGAGGTATGGGTCGTTAAGTATAGGAGTTATGAAATCCACTGTATGGACAAAAACCTGCCCACCGTAAGCGTAGACTCCCGCATCATCACCCACGCCCAAGAGGGTCCGTTCATCTGTGTAGAGGTCTATACCCTTTATCAACTTCTCAAGGTCCGCCGGACCCAACTTGCTCGCTCAACCAGAAGCCCTAACAAGTTTCAAAAGCTCCATAGCCTTATATCATAAAACAGCTCTTTAGAAGAATACTTTGAACTTTTCAAAGAACCCATAACTCATTCTTTAAAGATTTCAAAGGCTATCATGATTTAAAATTTCTACTATGAAGGAGATACTAAAAAAGCTATCTGAGTTTCAGAACCTTACAAAGGGAGAAGTCAGGCAAGCCCTTGAGGACATAGTGGAAGGTAGAGCCACCGACGCCCAGATAGGTGCCTTTATTATTGGCACAAAGATGAAAGGAGAAACGCCAGAGGAGATAGAGGGTGCTGCGAGCTTTTTCAGAGAAAAAGCAACAAGGGTTGAAATAACAGACAAGGAAAACTTGGTGGATACCTGCGGAACGGGTGGCGATATGACGGAGACTTTCAATGTCTCTACTGCGGTTGCTTTTGTTTTAGCGGGTGCTGGCATAAGGGTTGCCAAGCATGGCAATAGGTCTGTATCTTCAAAGAGCGGTAGTGCAGACCTCTTAGAGTATCTTGGAGCAAAAATAGACCTCAATGCGGAACAAGTAAAGAAACTCATAGAAGAGATAGGAATAGGCTTTATGTTTGCTCCTATGTTTCACCCTGCCATGAAAAGGGTCATAGGTCCAAGAAGGGAAGTAGGCTTAAGGTCCATATTTAACTTGGTGGGACCCCTTTCAAATCCAGCGGATGCAAGAAGACAGCTCTTGGGAGTTTTCTCCGACCATCTTGTGGACAAGGTAGCCTTTGCCCTAAAGGGTATGGGAATAAAAAGAGCCTTTGTAGTGCATGGAAAGGATGGTATGGACGAGGTATCCATAAGTGCACCTACGCGTATTGCGGAGTTAAAGGATGGTGAGGTCTTTTTGTATGACTTTCATCCAGAAGAGGTGGGTTTTAAGACTTATCCCATTGAATACATACGGGTATCTTCTGTAGATGAAAGCTCAAAAATGGTGCTTTCTGTGTTAAAGGGTGAGGTTTCACCTGCATACTACATGGTTTTATTAAATTCCATGTTTGGAATACTTGTTTCTGGAGCTACAGAGGACAGAAATACCGCCCTTGATATGGCAAAGGAATCCATCCATTCTGGAAAAGCCTACAAAAAACTGCAAGAATTTATAGAGCTTTCAAGAAAGGTTTAATGATAAGTGTAGGTAAAGTAAGTTACTTAAACACTTTACCTCTTTTCTACCGATGGGACAATTCCAAAGTGAGCTTGGTAGAAGGTCATCCCTCAGAGCTTGTAAAAAAACTTAGAGAAGGTCATATACAAGCTGGTATAGTCTCCTCTGTGGAGTTTTTGCTCTATCCAGAAAACTACAGGGTTGTCCCTGATGTATCCATATCCTCAAAGGAAAAGGCTTGCTCTGTCCTTATATTTTCCAAAAAGCCTCTTGGGTTTATAGAAAGTTTATACCTAACTCCTGCCTCTATGACATCCAAACTGCTTGCCCTATATATAGTGAAGGAAGTATACAAAAACAGTCCAAACATAGTTCAAGCCAAAGATGATGCGGATGCTCTTATGTTAATAGGTGATGAAGCTATAAGGGAAAAATCTTCTGACAGATGGCAGTATGTATATGACCTTGGTGAAGAGTGGTTTCGCCTCTACGGACTTCCCTTCGTCTTTGCTCTTTTTTTAGTAAGAAGAGATGCTCCAGAGTGGTTAGAAGGCTTTATATGGGAACAGTGTAAAAGGTCAAAGGAGGAGTTTTTCAAAGACCTAAAAGAAGGAAACCTTCAAGTTCACGGTTATGGACAAGAATACATCAAGGACTACTTTACTCTTTGCCTTGACTATGGGCTTGACCAAGGAGCATGGAGGTCTCTGGAAATTTTTAAGGAAATTTTAACAAAAGAGGTCTTATAATCATAGACAAGGAGGTGTCAATATGAGAAAGAAGGCAATGATTCTTTTTACAGTTTTCTCCGCAGGTTTTATCTTTTCCTGTGGTCAAGTAACCACACAGAGAACCTATGAAGGTGCCACTGTGGGAGCAGTAGGTGGTGCTATAGCAGGAGCTCTCATTGATAAAAACAACAGATGGCGTGGTGCGGTTATCGGCGGTGCGTTAGGTGCGGTTATAGGAGGAACAATAACTGAAGTGGCTGCAAGAGCATCAAGGGAAGCTGCCATGCAAAATAAACCTGTGGAGTATAGGTCTGAGGACGGAAGAGAAAGGGTATATGCTGAGCCTGTGGCTTCAAGGGGTAACTGTAGGATCGTAAAGACCACCTACTATCAGGATGGAAAGGTGGTAAAAGTTGAGGAAAGAGAGGTGTGCCCCTAAGGGGCTACCCCTTATAAACCCTTACACTTGGTGTTTATAACCCCGTAATTTCCACCTCTTTTCCTGTATACTATTCTAAGCGTACCTGTTTCTGCATCAATGAATGGGAGGAAATAAACTCCAGAGTCTTGAAGTTCAAAAACTGCATCTTCCATGCTCATAGGCTTCTCTATTAAAAGCTCCTCCTCCACTATAAGAGGTCTTTCCTCTTCTTCGTGAGGTCTTATTTCTTGCCTTATCATTTCCTCCTTTATCTTATGCCCCTTGCGTCTTAACTCATGCCTTCTTTGCTTTAGCTTTATAAGCTGTCTTTCTATTTCATCCATAACCCTGTCAAGGGCTGAAAAGGGGTCAATGTCCTCATCCCAAGCGTGCAAGGCACCACCACCCCAGGTCTTGAGGTATATGTCCATGTCAACTCTATATAGGGTTGGTCTGCTTTCACCTGCAAAATCTTTCTGTTTTGCTCTTGATGTAGATAGGGTTACGACTACTTCTACTTGGTCTTCCTCAGCCTCCTTTAAAAACCTGTTGAACCTTTCAACCTTACCCTCTACAAAGGCTTTCATTGAGTCTGTCCACTCAATACCCTTACCTATAAACTCTACGTTCATTTCCTAACCTCCTCTAACCTTCTATGGAGTAGAATATGATACCATGAATTTAGGAGTTCTTGTATCAGGGCGTGGTTCTAACCTTCAGGCTATCATTGATGCTATTGAGGCTGGAAAATTGAATGACAGTATATCTATGGTTATATCTGACAAGGAAGGTGTTAGAGCCGTAGATAGATGTCTAAAGCATGGTATTCCATACAGAGTTATAAAGCGAAAGGACTTTCGTAGTAAAGAAGAGTTTGAGAAGGCTCTCGTAGAGGCTCTAAAGGAAGCGGAAGTAGACTTGGTTGTTCTTGCAGGCTTTATGCGTATCCTTTCTGCCACCTTTCTTGGTCATTTTCCCATGAAGGTAATAAACATACATCCCTCTCTTATACCCGCTTTCCAAGGAATGCATGCCCAAAGGCAGGCTTTGGATTACGGTGTGAAGATAACTGGTTGCACTGTTCATTTTGTTACAGAAGAGTTAGATAATGGTCCAGTTATAGCTCAGGCGTGCGTGCCAGTTTTTCCAGAAGACACAGAAGAGAGCCTGTCTGAACGGATACTCCACCATGAGCATAGGATACTGCCACAGGTAATAAGATGGATATCAGAGGGAAGGGTTAGGGTTGAGGGCAGAAGGGTGGTGGTGGAAGGGGCAAGGTATGGAACTTTACCCTTTAACCCTGAGCTTGAAGACTTTTGATATAATCTTAGGAAAACTGACAAGGAGGTGGAAACATGTTAAGTCTTTTTAGAAGACGCCTGCTTGTGCTTGGAGTGGCTGGTTGTTTTTTTGCCTTCAATTCGTCTCCAGCCCTTGCTGGACTTGTGGGTTCAAAGCCTGCCTCTGAAACTCTGACTATGAAGAGAGAGGAAGATATAGCTAAAATTCAAAGAGCCCTTGAAAGCAAACAGCTTCAGGAAAAACTAAAAGCTTACGGTCTCACAAAGGAGGAGGTGGAGAAAAAGCTCTCTGAGCTAAATGACGAGCAGATACACATGTTGGCAAAGGCTTCCGATAGGGTTCTTGCCGGTGGGGATGGTGTGGGTCTCGCCATAGGTATACTCATAGTGGCTATTCTTCTCGTTATACTCCTCAAACTTCTAAACAAGGAGATAATTATAAGGTGAGGAATGTTCCTTCTTTTACTTCTCTTCCCTCTTTTGCTATACTCCAAGAATCTTGATGTTCCTTTCGTTAAACAGCAGGACCAATTCTGCGGTCCTGCCTCTTTAAGTGCTGTGCTTTCCTACTATGGTATAGAGGTTTCTCAAGAAGATATAGGAAAAGAGGTTTACAACCCTAAGCTGAAAGGTGCACTCATAACGGACCTTGAGAATTATGCAAAGAAGAAGGGTTTCAGAACCGAGACAAGGGTCTTAAGGCTTGAAGAAATAAAAAGCTATATAGATAGAGGCATACCATCCATACTGCTTGTAGACCTTGGTAGATTGTGGGTAAGCGTGCCTCATTATGTGGTAGTGGTAGGATACGATGGAGATGTTTTTTATCTCCACACAGGCTATGAAGATAGAAAACCCATTAAAGCCAGAGAGCTTGATCGAATCTGGTCAAAGATGGGAAGGGTTGCTTTGATAGTTTATCCACCTTGAACCCTTTCAAGCACCCTTCTGTAGCCCTCAAGGAGGTCTCCCAAATCAAACCTAAACCTATCCTTGTCTAACTTCTCTCCAGTCTTTGCATCCCATAGTCTACATGTATCCGGAGATATCTCGTCTATCACCGCAAGGGCACCATCGGGAAGCCTCCCAAACTCTAACTTGAAATCCACGAGCAAAAGACCATGAGATTTAAAAAACCTTTTTAGTATGGTGTTTACCTTAAGGGCTATTTTCACTATATCCCTCAAAGTCTTTTTATCCGCTATACGGAGAAGGATTGCGTGTTCAACACATATAAGTGGGTCATGTAAGTGGTCGTTTTTGTAGAAAAACTCCACTAAGGGCTTTCTTAGTTTTTCTCCTTCTCTGAAGCCAAGTCTTTTGCATATGCTCCCAGCGGTTATATTCCTTATTACCACCTCTAAGTCAAACCTTTCTGCCTTCCAGACAAGCATCTCCCTTTCGGAAACACGCTCTATAAAATGGGTTTTTACACCCTTTTCTTCCAGCAATTTAAACATTATGCTTGATATGGTGTTGTTAAGAACACCCTTGCCCTCCACCTCAGCTTTTTTGGTGGCATCAAAGGCTGTCGCAGTGTCTTTGAAGTATATCAGGCATTTATCTCTGTCAACCTCGTAGACTTTCTTAGCCTTGCCTTCGTAAAGAAGTTTCATATAATGTATTTTATAGCAAGGAGGGTAAAATGACACCAACACAAAAAGTTGAATCACTAACACAGAGTATAAAGTTGACAGATATACTTTACAAAGCTGTTCAGGCAAATGCCTCTGACGTGCATATAACAGCAGGTGCAAGACCATCGCTAAGGATTGATGGAAAAATAACACAGCTCGTTGAGTATCCCATATTAACTCCAGATATAACCCAAACGCTTGCCTATTCTGTCATGTCCGAAAGACATAGAAAAACACTTGAAGAAAAGGGGCAAGTAGACTTTTCCTTTGGTGTCAAAGACCTTGCTAGGTTCAGGGCGAACGTTTTTTACCAAAGAGGAAGTATTGCGGCGGTCTTTAGAAGGCTCCCCAGCAAGATACTAAGCATTAAAGATTTAGGGTTAAGTGATAGGGTTCTGGAGGTTTGCCATAAAAGTATGGGTCTCGTTCTTGTAACCGGTCCTACGGGATCTGGAAAGACTACAACCCTTGCAGCGTTGATAAATTACATAAATGAAAACTTTCCTCATCACATTATAACCATTGAAGACCCTATAGAGTATGTGTTTCAACATAGAAAAAGCATAGTAAACCAGAGAGAGATAGGTGAGGATGTCCACAGCTTTGCAGATGCTCTTAGGGCTGCTTTGCGTGAAGACCCAGACGTTATCCTTGTGGGTGAAATGAGAGACCTTGAGACAATAGAAATAGCACTAAGGGCTGCAGAAACGGGACATCTTGTTTTTGGAACACTGCATACAAACACTGCCATATCAACTATTACAAGGATAATAGACGTATTTCCTCCAGAACAGCAAGAGCAGGTTAGGGTTCAGCTCTCTTTTGTGCTTCAGGGTGTTATATCTCAGAGGCTGTTACCAAAAATTGGTGGTGGAAGGGTTCTTGCTTATGAGCTTATGATACCAAATACTGCAATAAGAAACCTTATAAGGGAGAATAAACTTCAGCAGATATACGCCATAATGCAGAGTGGGCAGGCTCAAACGGGCATGCAAACCATGAACCAATCACTCTATGGACATTACAGGGCAGGGCTTATAACACTTGAAGATGCATACAAGTATTCACCAGATATAAAAGAGTTAGAGAGAATGACACAGAGAGGAGGGTAAGAATGCCGAGGTTTAGGTATAGAGCCTTTGACGAGACGGGAAGCTTTGTAGAGAGTGAAGCAAACTATCCAACTCAGGAAACCTTAATAGCGGACTTACAACAAAGAGGTTTGAGTATCATAGAGGTAATAAAGGTTGATAAGGAAGAAAAAGAAGAGGGAAAGAAGGAACTATCCTTCAAACTCCCAATAGGTGGTAAAGTAAGCGATAGAGACCTTTCCATATTCTGCAGACAGCTCGGAACTATGATAAACGCAGGGCTTAACATAATAGACGCTCTTAATATATTGGGAGAACAGCTTCCTAACAAAAAACTTGCGGAAGCCAGTAAAAAGGTCGCGGTAATGGTGAGCGAGGGAAGACCTATATCTAACTCTATGGCTGAGTTCCCTGCAGTTTTCCCAGAGTTTATTGTAAACTTGGTAAGAGTGGGTGAGGAAACGGGTAATCTTGATATTGCTCTTATGAGGGCTGCAGACTATTACGAAAAGATGGCAATGATAAAGAGCAAGATAAAGAGCGCAGCTTTTTATCCTACCTTTGTGGTTATAATAGCTACCGCCATAGTTACGGGTATACTCTATTTTCTTGTTCCAACCTTTGGAGAGATATATGCCTCTCTTGGTGGAGAGCTTCCCGCTCCTACTCAAATGCTTATCGCTGCCTCTAACGCCCTTAGGTCAAACCTTATCTTTATACTTGGTTTCATAGTAGCTTTTTCTTTAATATTTAGATTTTTACTCAACAATAGCTACCAGTTTAGAAAATCTGTGCATTCCTTTATGCTTAGAGCTCCAAAGATGGGTGAGCTTGTAATGAAAAGCACCATGGCAAAGTTTGCCAGAACTATGGCAACTCTCTTTTCGAGTGGTGTAGCTCTTGAAAAGGCTTTTGAGATAGCAGGTCAGGTAACGGGAAACGTGGTAATAAGGGAGGCTCTTGAGTCCGCAAAGAAGGGTGTTATAGAGGGTGAGCCCATGCACAAGGCTCTTGAAAAAACTGGTATGTTTCCAAAACTTATAATAGCCATGGTGAGAGTAGGTGAGGATACAGGTAGGCTTGATGATATGTTAGATACTATAGCGAGATTCTATGAAGACGAGTTTGATAAGGCTGTGGAAGGAATGATAAAGCTAATAGAACCAATGCTTATAGTCTTTATAGGCGGTATAGTGGGAGCTATACTCATAGCCCTATACATGCCCATATTCAAGATGGGTGAGTTGATAAGGTAAGCCTTGGAGTTTATAATTAATAGCTTATGGCTCTGAGTGTAGGAATTGTAGGACTGCCTAATGTAGGAAAGTCTACCTTGTTTAACGCCCTAATACAGTCCGCAAAGGCGGCCGCAGCAAACTATCCCTTTTGCACTATAGAGCCAAACGTGGGCACGGTGGAAGTGCCAGACAAGAGGCTCTACCACATTGCAGAGCTTGAAAGGTCAAGAAAAATAACACCCACCTTTATAGAGTTTGTGGATATCGCTGGACTTGTTAGAAACGCCAGCAAGGGAGAAGGTCTTGGAAATCAGTTCCTCGCCCATATAAGGGAAGTGGATGCAATTGCTATGGTGTTAAGGTGCTTTGAAAACCCTGACGTGGTTCATGTAGAAGGCAGTGTTGACCCCATAAGGGATGCTCAGATAATAGACCTTGAGCTTATAGCAAAGGACTTGGAGACGGTAGACAAAAGGCTTGAGAAGGTGGAAAAGATGGCAAGGCTGGGAGACAAAAAGTCAAAGGAAGAGTTGGAAATGCTAAGAGCCATAAAGGCGGTTTTGGAAAATATGGAGACTCTAAGAAAGCACATAAAGGACCTTGGCTCAGAGGTCTTTGAGTATGCCAAAAGGAATCTTTTTCTCCTCACCACCAAGCCTCTTATGTATGTGGCAAATGTGAGCGAGGCAGACCTGCCAGAGGGTAATCAACTAAGCGAGAGGGTTTTTCAATACGCACAAGAGGAAGGCTCTTCTGCGGTATTGATATGTGCAAAACTTGAAGAGGAGCTTATTGGTCTTGAAAAGGAAGAAAAAGAAGAGCTCCTTAGGTCTTATGGATTTGAAGAGCCAGGGCTAAACAAACTTATAAGGTCCGCTTACTCACTCCTTGAGCTTATAACCTTCTTTACCGCGGGGGAAAAGGAAACGAGGGCATGGACCGTAAAGAGGGGCACAAAGGCACCGCAAGCTGCAGGCAAGATACACTCAGACTTTGAAAGAGGCTTTATCGCTGCGGAGGTGATAAACTACGAGGACTATGTAAAGGTTGGCTCTATGACTAAGGCTAAAGAGCTTGGTCTTGTAAGGCTTGAAGGGAAAGAGTATGAAGTCAAAGATGGCGACATTATCTATTTTAGGTTTAACGTTTAGGCTTATATTTTAAACTCATGTATAGAGACCTTGACGCACAAACCAGGGAAGACCTAAGGCTCTATTTTCAGGACAGAGACTACATGGTGGTTTCCGTGCCAAAGGATGAGCTTATAAGGGTTTATACCCTGCAGGCAAACCATGCAGTGGCGGTTGCCAAGAGAATACATGACTTGGAAGGGCAAAGGGCGGAGCTTATGGGCTATGCCATAATGTCCGCTTTACTTTTGACATCCCTTGTGAAACATGCAACAGAACAAAAGGTGCTTTTTAAGGTGCAAACAGATTATGGAGTTGTAGTCTCAGAGGCGGACGGAAAGGGGAGGGTAAGAGGTTTTATAGAAGGTAACCCACAAGAAGGTTGGGCTTCTGGAGTTTTAACCGTAGTAAAAGAGCTAAGACTTGGTACACCTTACACA contains the following coding sequences:
- the selD gene encoding selenide, water dikinase SelD; translation: MGPADLEKLIKGIDLYTDERTLLGVGDDAGVYAYGGQVFVHTVDFITPILNDPYLWGAISSANSLSDVYAMGCKPLNALAIVGFNNCDLEIDVLKEVMRGCADKLREARTALLGGHTIDDKEPKFGLAVMGVCEKGRYFTQEGAKPGDLIALTKPVGVGVLTKGIKEGKIRERDIGDAIGYMLMLNEKASELAKAVEASACTDVTGFGLLGHSMNIATKSKVRLAIDFSKVPIYEESVSLIKQKIYPKGALDNYNFVKDKTINEGVEWWQILLLTDPVTSGGLLFTFPEDKEETFKKEAENLGLRVWVIGKVEEGEGLRVYVS
- the trpD gene encoding anthranilate phosphoribosyltransferase codes for the protein MKEILKKLSEFQNLTKGEVRQALEDIVEGRATDAQIGAFIIGTKMKGETPEEIEGAASFFREKATRVEITDKENLVDTCGTGGDMTETFNVSTAVAFVLAGAGIRVAKHGNRSVSSKSGSADLLEYLGAKIDLNAEQVKKLIEEIGIGFMFAPMFHPAMKRVIGPRREVGLRSIFNLVGPLSNPADARRQLLGVFSDHLVDKVAFALKGMGIKRAFVVHGKDGMDEVSISAPTRIAELKDGEVFLYDFHPEEVGFKTYPIEYIRVSSVDESSKMVLSVLKGEVSPAYYMVLLNSMFGILVSGATEDRNTALDMAKESIHSGKAYKKLQEFIELSRKV
- a CDS encoding menaquinone biosynthesis protein yields the protein MISVGKVSYLNTLPLFYRWDNSKVSLVEGHPSELVKKLREGHIQAGIVSSVEFLLYPENYRVVPDVSISSKEKACSVLIFSKKPLGFIESLYLTPASMTSKLLALYIVKEVYKNSPNIVQAKDDADALMLIGDEAIREKSSDRWQYVYDLGEEWFRLYGLPFVFALFLVRRDAPEWLEGFIWEQCKRSKEEFFKDLKEGNLQVHGYGQEYIKDYFTLCLDYGLDQGAWRSLEIFKEILTKEVL
- a CDS encoding glycine zipper 2TM domain-containing protein; this encodes MRKKAMILFTVFSAGFIFSCGQVTTQRTYEGATVGAVGGAIAGALIDKNNRWRGAVIGGALGAVIGGTITEVAARASREAAMQNKPVEYRSEDGRERVYAEPVASRGNCRIVKTTYYQDGKVVKVEEREVCP
- the hpf gene encoding ribosome hibernation-promoting factor, HPF/YfiA family, with protein sequence MNVEFIGKGIEWTDSMKAFVEGKVERFNRFLKEAEEDQVEVVVTLSTSRAKQKDFAGESRPTLYRVDMDIYLKTWGGGALHAWDEDIDPFSALDRVMDEIERQLIKLKQRRHELRRKGHKIKEEMIRQEIRPHEEEERPLIVEEELLIEKPMSMEDAVFELQDSGVYFLPFIDAETGTLRIVYRKRGGNYGVINTKCKGL
- the purN gene encoding phosphoribosylglycinamide formyltransferase, with protein sequence MNLGVLVSGRGSNLQAIIDAIEAGKLNDSISMVISDKEGVRAVDRCLKHGIPYRVIKRKDFRSKEEFEKALVEALKEAEVDLVVLAGFMRILSATFLGHFPMKVINIHPSLIPAFQGMHAQRQALDYGVKITGCTVHFVTEELDNGPVIAQACVPVFPEDTEESLSERILHHEHRILPQVIRWISEGRVRVEGRRVVVEGARYGTLPFNPELEDF
- a CDS encoding PA2779 family protein codes for the protein MLSLFRRRLLVLGVAGCFFAFNSSPALAGLVGSKPASETLTMKREEDIAKIQRALESKQLQEKLKAYGLTKEEVEKKLSELNDEQIHMLAKASDRVLAGGDGVGLAIGILIVAILLVILLKLLNKEIIIR
- a CDS encoding peptidase C39 family protein — translated: MFLLLLLFPLLLYSKNLDVPFVKQQDQFCGPASLSAVLSYYGIEVSQEDIGKEVYNPKLKGALITDLENYAKKKGFRTETRVLRLEEIKSYIDRGIPSILLVDLGRLWVSVPHYVVVVGYDGDVFYLHTGYEDRKPIKARELDRIWSKMGRVALIVYPP
- the purC gene encoding phosphoribosylaminoimidazolesuccinocarboxamide synthase, coding for MKLLYEGKAKKVYEVDRDKCLIYFKDTATAFDATKKAEVEGKGVLNNTISSIMFKLLEEKGVKTHFIERVSEREMLVWKAERFDLEVVIRNITAGSICKRLGFREGEKLRKPLVEFFYKNDHLHDPLICVEHAILLRIADKKTLRDIVKIALKVNTILKRFFKSHGLLLVDFKLEFGRLPDGALAVIDEISPDTCRLWDAKTGEKLDKDRFRFDLGDLLEGYRRVLERVQGG
- a CDS encoding type IV pilus twitching motility protein PilT; translation: MTPTQKVESLTQSIKLTDILYKAVQANASDVHITAGARPSLRIDGKITQLVEYPILTPDITQTLAYSVMSERHRKTLEEKGQVDFSFGVKDLARFRANVFYQRGSIAAVFRRLPSKILSIKDLGLSDRVLEVCHKSMGLVLVTGPTGSGKTTTLAALINYINENFPHHIITIEDPIEYVFQHRKSIVNQREIGEDVHSFADALRAALREDPDVILVGEMRDLETIEIALRAAETGHLVFGTLHTNTAISTITRIIDVFPPEQQEQVRVQLSFVLQGVISQRLLPKIGGGRVLAYELMIPNTAIRNLIRENKLQQIYAIMQSGQAQTGMQTMNQSLYGHYRAGLITLEDAYKYSPDIKELERMTQRGG
- a CDS encoding type II secretion system F family protein is translated as MPRFRYRAFDETGSFVESEANYPTQETLIADLQQRGLSIIEVIKVDKEEKEEGKKELSFKLPIGGKVSDRDLSIFCRQLGTMINAGLNIIDALNILGEQLPNKKLAEASKKVAVMVSEGRPISNSMAEFPAVFPEFIVNLVRVGEETGNLDIALMRAADYYEKMAMIKSKIKSAAFYPTFVVIIATAIVTGILYFLVPTFGEIYASLGGELPAPTQMLIAASNALRSNLIFILGFIVAFSLIFRFLLNNSYQFRKSVHSFMLRAPKMGELVMKSTMAKFARTMATLFSSGVALEKAFEIAGQVTGNVVIREALESAKKGVIEGEPMHKALEKTGMFPKLIIAMVRVGEDTGRLDDMLDTIARFYEDEFDKAVEGMIKLIEPMLIVFIGGIVGAILIALYMPIFKMGELIR
- the ychF gene encoding redox-regulated ATPase YchF, with product MALSVGIVGLPNVGKSTLFNALIQSAKAAAANYPFCTIEPNVGTVEVPDKRLYHIAELERSRKITPTFIEFVDIAGLVRNASKGEGLGNQFLAHIREVDAIAMVLRCFENPDVVHVEGSVDPIRDAQIIDLELIAKDLETVDKRLEKVEKMARLGDKKSKEELEMLRAIKAVLENMETLRKHIKDLGSEVFEYAKRNLFLLTTKPLMYVANVSEADLPEGNQLSERVFQYAQEEGSSAVLICAKLEEELIGLEKEEKEELLRSYGFEEPGLNKLIRSAYSLLELITFFTAGEKETRAWTVKRGTKAPQAAGKIHSDFERGFIAAEVINYEDYVKVGSMTKAKELGLVRLEGKEYEVKDGDIIYFRFNV